In a genomic window of Thermosynechococcus sp. CL-1:
- a CDS encoding F0F1 ATP synthase subunit B, with protein sequence MDAVFLLATEEAGHFGINTNLLETNVINLAIIIGVLVYFGRGVLGKTLGDRQQQIATAIAEAEERQKVAAARLAEEQQKLAQAKQEAQRIREDALARAKAAKEELIAQAKREIERLKETASQDTSAATERAIAEIRERIAAMALAEAENQLKARLSQNPDLQRTLVDRSIALLGGK encoded by the coding sequence ATGGACGCAGTATTTTTATTGGCAACGGAAGAAGCGGGGCATTTTGGCATTAACACCAATTTGCTCGAAACCAATGTGATCAACCTTGCCATCATTATTGGGGTATTGGTGTATTTTGGGCGGGGCGTACTTGGCAAAACCTTGGGCGATCGCCAGCAACAAATTGCCACAGCCATTGCGGAAGCCGAAGAACGCCAGAAAGTGGCCGCTGCCCGCCTCGCCGAAGAGCAGCAAAAACTGGCTCAGGCCAAGCAGGAGGCACAACGCATTCGCGAAGACGCCCTTGCCCGTGCCAAGGCTGCAAAGGAAGAACTCATTGCCCAAGCCAAGCGAGAAATTGAGCGCTTGAAGGAAACCGCTTCCCAAGATACCAGTGCCGCCACTGAGCGGGCGATCGCCGAAATTCGTGAGCGGATTGCTGCTATGGCACTTGCCGAGGCCGAAAACCAACTCAAAGCGCGTTTGAGCCAAAATCCAGACCTTCAACGCACCCTTGTTGATCGCAGTATTGCCCTACTAGGAGGCAAATGA
- the atpH gene encoding ATP synthase F1 subunit delta → MMQTTVRGELVEPYAEALLSLAQTHNLIDQFQQDTQLILELLASSSELQQFLANPLIKPEAKKNVLRQLTVDKVHGYFLNFLMLLVDRRRINLLGPICEQYRALVRKLRNVVLAEVTSAVELNDDQRRAVVEKVKAMTGAADVELVTACDPELIGGVVIKVGSQVFDASLRGQLRRLSLTLAQAA, encoded by the coding sequence ATGATGCAGACCACTGTCCGTGGTGAACTTGTTGAACCCTATGCCGAGGCGCTGCTGTCGTTGGCGCAAACCCACAACCTCATTGATCAGTTTCAGCAGGACACGCAGTTAATTCTGGAACTCCTTGCCAGCTCCAGTGAACTGCAACAGTTTCTTGCCAATCCCCTGATCAAGCCTGAGGCCAAAAAGAATGTGCTGCGGCAGTTGACAGTGGATAAGGTGCACGGCTACTTCCTCAACTTCTTAATGTTGCTCGTGGATCGGCGGCGAATTAACCTTCTTGGCCCTATTTGTGAGCAGTATCGTGCCCTTGTGCGCAAACTCCGCAATGTGGTCTTGGCGGAAGTCACCAGTGCTGTCGAACTCAATGACGATCAACGCCGTGCCGTGGTCGAAAAGGTCAAAGCCATGACCGGTGCTGCCGATGTGGAGCTTGTCACTGCCTGCGATCCCGAACTGATTGGTGGCGTGGTGATTAAAGTTGGCTCCCAAGTCTTTGATGCTAGTCTGCGGGGTCAACTCCGCCGCCTCAGTCTCACCTTGGCGCAAGCCGCTTAA
- the atpA gene encoding F0F1 ATP synthase subunit alpha, translating into MVSIRPDEISSIIRQQIEQYEQSIKVDNVGTVLQVGDGIARVYGLDKVMASELVEFEDGTVGIALNLEEDNVGVVLMGDGLGIEEGSTVRATGRIASVPVGEAVIGRVVDALMRPIDGKGEIHTTATRLIESPAPGIVQRKSVCEPLQTGITAIDAMIPIGRGQRELIIGDRQTGKTAVAIDTILNQKGQDVICVYVAIGQKASSVAQVVNVLRERGALDYTIVIAANASDPAALQYLAPYTGATIAEYFMYQGKHTLVIYDDLSKQAQAYRQMSLLLRRPPGREAYPGDVFYLHSRLLERAAKLNDALGGGSMTALPVVETQAGDVSAYIPTNVISITDGQIFLSSDLFNAGLRPAINAGISVSRVGSAAQIKAMKQVAGKLKLELAQFDELQAFAQFASDLDKATQNQLARGQRLREILKQPQYSPIPVEYQVATIYAGTNGYLDDIPVEAVAKFVAGLRDYLHTSKPEYGEIIRTTQKLDEKAEALLKEAIAEYKAGFTA; encoded by the coding sequence ATGGTAAGTATCCGACCCGACGAAATCAGTAGCATTATTCGCCAGCAAATCGAGCAGTACGAACAGTCGATCAAAGTCGATAATGTCGGTACTGTATTGCAGGTGGGCGATGGCATTGCCCGTGTCTATGGCCTCGACAAAGTGATGGCCTCAGAATTGGTGGAATTTGAAGACGGCACCGTGGGGATTGCCCTTAACCTCGAAGAGGATAACGTAGGGGTGGTGCTGATGGGCGATGGCCTCGGTATCGAAGAAGGCAGTACGGTGCGGGCCACCGGTAGAATTGCTTCCGTGCCTGTGGGTGAAGCGGTCATTGGTCGGGTCGTGGATGCGCTGATGCGCCCCATTGACGGCAAAGGGGAGATCCACACGACGGCAACCCGCCTGATTGAATCCCCTGCCCCCGGTATTGTCCAGCGCAAATCTGTGTGTGAGCCGTTGCAAACGGGGATCACCGCCATTGACGCCATGATTCCCATTGGTCGTGGTCAGCGGGAACTGATCATTGGCGATCGCCAGACGGGGAAAACGGCCGTTGCCATTGACACGATTCTGAACCAAAAAGGCCAAGATGTGATTTGCGTCTATGTGGCCATTGGTCAAAAAGCGTCCAGTGTGGCTCAAGTGGTGAACGTGCTGCGGGAGCGGGGTGCACTCGATTACACGATTGTGATTGCCGCTAACGCCAGTGATCCAGCCGCTTTGCAGTATCTGGCTCCCTACACCGGTGCCACGATTGCTGAGTACTTCATGTACCAAGGCAAGCACACCCTCGTCATCTATGACGACCTCTCCAAACAAGCGCAAGCCTATCGGCAAATGTCGCTGCTGCTGCGCCGTCCCCCCGGTCGTGAAGCCTATCCAGGGGATGTGTTCTATCTCCACTCCCGCCTGCTGGAGCGTGCCGCCAAACTCAACGATGCCCTCGGCGGTGGCAGCATGACGGCGCTTCCTGTGGTTGAAACCCAAGCCGGTGACGTGTCTGCCTACATTCCCACCAACGTCATTTCCATTACCGACGGTCAAATCTTCCTCTCCTCTGACCTCTTCAACGCTGGCTTGCGTCCTGCCATCAACGCGGGGATTTCCGTGTCGCGGGTGGGTTCCGCTGCTCAAATCAAAGCCATGAAGCAAGTGGCTGGCAAACTGAAGCTAGAATTGGCGCAATTTGATGAACTGCAAGCCTTTGCCCAGTTTGCCTCTGACTTGGATAAAGCCACCCAAAACCAACTGGCGCGGGGTCAACGGCTGCGGGAAATTCTCAAGCAGCCCCAGTACTCACCCATTCCGGTGGAATACCAAGTGGCAACCATTTACGCCGGTACCAACGGCTACCTTGACGACATCCCCGTTGAGGCAGTGGCCAAGTTTGTTGCCGGTCTGCGGGACTACCTACACACAAGCAAGCCCGAATACGGCGAAATCATCCGCACCACCCAAAAACTGGATGAAAAAGCTGAAGCCTTGCTGAAAGAGGCGATCGCCGAGTACAAAGCCGGCTTTACTGCCTAG
- a CDS encoding mannose-1-phosphate guanyltransferase — MRVVLMAGGSGTRLRPLTCDLPKPMVPVVNRPIAEHILNLLRRHSLDDVVMTLHYLPDVVRDYFGDGNEFGVHLSYVVEEEQPLGTAGSVKNIANLLTDPFLVVSGDSITDVDLTDALRFHQQHGAPVTLILARVPQPKEFGIVFTDSDGRVRRFLEKPSAGEVFTDTVNTGIYILSPAVMDYLNSGIERDFSRDLFPLLLQADVPMYGYITDAYWCDVGSLQTYQQVQQDALYGRVHLEIQGHEVQPQIWVGHNTTLPQTVQLQAPLVLGNNCRFGAGVTLGAGTILGDNVIVGNGSRLCSVVAWSGCFIGDDSELEHCILARHVHVDRHVTLHEGVIIGSRCVVGEEASLSQGVRLWPGKRIEAGAIVNESLIWGTTGQRYLFGQRGVAGVANVDITPEFAVRLAAAYASTLELGTSVLVSRDQRNVSRMVAHALMSGLMSVGIHVLNLEAIALPIARFAAQTLSVSGGIHVRAHPDRADQLLIEFFDHKGINLSKAKERQIETAYFREDIRRALLTDVGVMTHPNNCVAAYAQGFEKWLNTQLFYGSPAKIVIDYAYAVSGVVLPQLLSKFGCDAVVLNATLHPTLLNILERQRLLRELGQVVTALSASLGVQVSANGERLTLVDNAGQVFSDQELTALMTYLTLLTHPGGSVVVPVTTSSAVEAIARQQGGQVIRSRTNPTDLMEACQHHSGVVLGGSAETGFIFPQLHPGFDAMFTIATLIELLALIGKPLTVMRQELPRVHYYHRPIRCPWIAKGSLMRHLVETHPRNHLSLIDGVKIGEPNTDHWVLILPDASEPLVHLYVNSPDATWSEQMLHRYSRRIEEFARLEPLSDATIKM; from the coding sequence GTGCGTGTCGTCCTCATGGCCGGGGGAAGTGGTACTCGGTTGCGTCCCCTCACCTGTGATCTACCCAAGCCAATGGTGCCGGTGGTCAATCGTCCCATTGCCGAGCATATTCTCAATCTCCTACGCCGCCATAGCCTTGATGATGTGGTCATGACATTGCACTATCTCCCCGATGTCGTGCGCGACTATTTTGGCGATGGGAATGAGTTTGGGGTGCACCTGAGCTATGTCGTTGAGGAAGAGCAGCCCCTTGGCACAGCAGGTTCAGTCAAAAACATTGCCAATTTGCTAACGGATCCCTTTTTGGTGGTCAGTGGCGATAGTATTACCGATGTCGATTTAACCGATGCCCTACGTTTTCACCAGCAGCACGGTGCTCCCGTAACCCTGATCCTTGCCCGTGTACCTCAACCGAAGGAGTTTGGCATTGTCTTTACTGATAGCGATGGCCGCGTGCGGCGATTTCTCGAGAAGCCCTCAGCGGGGGAAGTCTTTACGGATACGGTGAATACGGGCATCTACATCCTCAGTCCTGCTGTCATGGACTATCTCAATAGCGGCATCGAGCGGGATTTTTCGCGGGATTTGTTCCCATTGCTGTTGCAGGCGGATGTGCCGATGTATGGTTATATCACCGATGCCTACTGGTGCGATGTCGGCAGTCTGCAAACCTATCAACAGGTGCAACAGGATGCCCTCTATGGCCGCGTGCACTTGGAAATTCAGGGGCACGAAGTTCAGCCGCAAATTTGGGTAGGGCACAACACCACATTGCCGCAAACAGTTCAGCTACAGGCGCCGCTCGTCTTGGGCAATAATTGCCGCTTTGGTGCGGGGGTCACCCTTGGGGCGGGGACGATCTTGGGAGATAACGTGATTGTTGGCAATGGCAGCCGGTTGTGCTCAGTGGTGGCTTGGAGTGGCTGTTTTATTGGGGATGACAGTGAATTAGAGCATTGCATTTTGGCGCGCCATGTCCATGTCGATCGCCATGTAACCCTACACGAAGGGGTAATTATTGGCAGTCGCTGTGTGGTCGGGGAGGAAGCTAGCCTCAGTCAGGGGGTGCGCCTGTGGCCGGGCAAACGTATTGAAGCGGGTGCAATTGTCAATGAAAGTCTGATCTGGGGCACAACGGGACAGCGCTATCTCTTTGGTCAGCGGGGGGTAGCCGGTGTGGCCAATGTGGACATTACACCGGAGTTTGCGGTGCGGTTGGCAGCGGCCTATGCATCCACCCTTGAACTGGGAACTAGTGTCTTGGTATCGCGGGATCAGCGCAATGTATCGCGGATGGTAGCCCATGCCCTGATGTCGGGTTTGATGTCAGTGGGGATTCATGTGCTCAATTTGGAGGCGATCGCCCTGCCTATTGCCCGTTTTGCTGCCCAAACCCTTTCAGTCAGCGGCGGAATTCATGTGCGTGCCCATCCCGATCGCGCCGATCAACTCTTGATTGAGTTTTTTGACCATAAGGGCATCAACCTGAGCAAAGCCAAAGAGCGGCAAATTGAAACCGCCTACTTCCGCGAAGATATTCGCCGCGCCCTACTGACGGATGTCGGTGTCATGACCCATCCCAACAACTGCGTGGCCGCCTATGCCCAGGGCTTTGAAAAGTGGCTGAATACCCAACTGTTTTATGGTAGCCCCGCCAAAATTGTCATTGACTATGCCTATGCCGTTTCTGGGGTTGTCTTGCCCCAGCTCCTCAGTAAGTTTGGCTGTGATGCCGTTGTTCTCAATGCCACCCTGCACCCAACCCTCCTCAATATTCTCGAACGACAGCGACTCCTGCGGGAACTAGGACAGGTGGTGACAGCGCTGTCTGCCAGTTTGGGGGTACAAGTCTCCGCCAATGGTGAACGGTTGACCTTGGTGGACAATGCCGGTCAGGTGTTCAGTGATCAAGAACTCACGGCGTTGATGACCTACTTGACCCTCTTGACCCATCCGGGGGGCAGCGTTGTGGTGCCGGTCACAACCTCTAGCGCCGTGGAGGCGATCGCCCGCCAACAGGGCGGACAAGTCATTCGCAGTCGCACCAACCCCACTGATCTCATGGAAGCCTGCCAACACCACAGCGGTGTAGTTCTCGGCGGTTCTGCAGAAACCGGTTTTATCTTCCCGCAACTGCATCCGGGGTTTGATGCCATGTTTACGATCGCCACGCTGATCGAACTACTGGCACTGATTGGCAAACCCCTCACCGTCATGCGCCAAGAACTACCCCGCGTTCACTACTATCACCGCCCGATTCGCTGTCCTTGGATTGCCAAAGGGTCATTGATGCGGCACTTGGTGGAAACCCATCCCCGCAATCACTTAAGTCTCATTGATGGCGTCAAAATTGGTGAACCCAACACGGATCATTGGGTGCTGATTCTCCCCGATGCCAGTGAGCCACTGGTACACCTCTATGTAAACAGTCCAGATGCTACGTGGAGTGAGCAGATGCTGCACCGCTACAGCCGCCGCATTGAAGAGTTTGCTCGTTTGGAACCCCTCTCAGATGCCACAATAAAGATGTAA